A DNA window from Carnobacterium funditum DSM 5970 contains the following coding sequences:
- a CDS encoding PH domain-containing protein, whose amino-acid sequence MMTFRTKRDSFLLILFSSNSFLLVISLIVVLTNVSFNQWFTWIGWIFLTLALLSWLAAAWFIVYTFNKDSLRIRKGIFTKKIQYDQVIKVQEVHYRLADLLNGERALSSKNGVILQYQTKVGMKIIKLSPENKQSFIAELKKQVPKIKID is encoded by the coding sequence ATGATGACATTTCGTACAAAGCGAGACAGTTTTTTACTTATTTTATTTTCATCGAACAGTTTTTTATTGGTTATTAGTCTGATTGTAGTTTTGACAAACGTATCATTTAACCAATGGTTTACTTGGATAGGCTGGATATTTTTGACACTTGCCTTGCTATCATGGTTAGCAGCTGCTTGGTTTATTGTCTATACTTTCAATAAAGATAGCTTACGAATACGAAAAGGAATTTTTACCAAAAAGATTCAATACGATCAGGTGATAAAAGTACAAGAGGTTCACTATCGATTAGCCGACCTGTTAAATGGAGAAAGAGCACTAAGCTCAAAAAATGGAGTGATTCTTCAGTACCAAACGAAAGTAGGGATGAAAATAATCAAACTATCTCCTGAAAACAAACAATCTTTTATAGCGGAATTGAAAAAACAAGTTCCAAAGATAAAAATAGACTAA
- a CDS encoding helix-turn-helix domain-containing protein codes for MTKPSQSFGPALKKIRENKGYTQEIVARNAMNRSTYTRFESEDITTNITKYFQILTNLDMSHKEFFYIHNSYQLSKKEAILFQFNSITTNSDVKLLKKLKAEAECYLANYDDPIIKDIVEVYNASLTLAETNDLKKACKHAEKVWFRLEKMDKWYLTELRLLNNILFFFPAETSLFISKRALVDLNYYRHFEEASKLQMAFSMNLIFLLMEDQDFKQAFIQIEELIIKSKKESKYIMLAVLYVRKGIILEKTCTDKEGDHFIQKGLKLLEAIEEWDIKKELEQELDYYIKNKK; via the coding sequence ATGACCAAACCTAGTCAATCTTTTGGACCAGCTTTAAAAAAAATACGTGAAAATAAAGGCTATACACAAGAAATCGTTGCTCGCAACGCCATGAACCGCTCAACTTATACACGGTTTGAATCCGAAGATATCACTACTAACATAACAAAATATTTCCAAATTCTTACTAACTTGGATATGTCACATAAAGAATTCTTCTATATTCATAATTCTTATCAGTTAAGTAAAAAAGAAGCAATTTTGTTTCAGTTTAATTCTATTACAACCAACTCTGATGTAAAACTTTTAAAAAAATTAAAAGCTGAAGCTGAATGTTACCTAGCAAATTATGATGATCCTATTATTAAAGACATCGTTGAAGTTTACAATGCCTCACTTACTTTAGCTGAGACTAATGATTTGAAGAAAGCTTGCAAACATGCAGAAAAAGTCTGGTTTCGCCTAGAAAAAATGGATAAATGGTACTTAACAGAACTGCGTTTGCTAAATAACATCTTATTCTTTTTCCCTGCTGAGACCTCTTTATTTATCTCTAAACGTGCCTTAGTAGACTTAAATTATTATCGCCATTTTGAAGAAGCCTCTAAATTGCAAATGGCTTTCTCAATGAATTTAATTTTTTTATTAATGGAAGATCAAGATTTTAAACAAGCTTTCATTCAAATCGAAGAATTGATTATAAAAAGCAAGAAAGAATCCAAATATATTATGCTGGCAGTATTATATGTAAGAAAAGGAATTATTTTAGAAAAAACGTGCACAGACAAAGAGGGTGATCACTTTATTCAAAAAGGTCTTAAACTTCTTGAAGCTATTGAAGAATGGGATATCAAGAAAGAATTAGAACAAGAGTTAGACTATTATATTAAAAATAAAAAATAA
- the trxA gene encoding thioredoxin has protein sequence MVQVVTDKDFEVETKEGLSITDFWATWCGPCRMQSPVLEEIDEEMGEQVKIVKMDVDENQKTAASFGIMSIPTLLVKKDGEVVEKLIGYHGKEQIEEVIAKYK, from the coding sequence ATGGTACAAGTAGTCACAGATAAAGATTTTGAAGTAGAAACGAAAGAAGGACTTAGCATTACTGATTTTTGGGCAACATGGTGTGGTCCTTGTCGCATGCAATCTCCAGTTTTAGAAGAAATTGATGAAGAAATGGGAGAACAAGTTAAAATCGTGAAAATGGATGTTGATGAAAATCAAAAAACAGCAGCTTCATTTGGAATTATGAGTATTCCAACACTGTTAGTAAAAAAAGATGGCGAAGTAGTTGAAAAACTAATTGGTTATCATGGTAAAGAGCAAATTGAAGAAGTAATTGCAAAATATAAATAA
- a CDS encoding ABC transporter permease codes for MEIVLSSVSSSVHFFGKLIGILLVCLTQVVIYGVIGFIAYQVGKEFEIVQTIMQGIDIKELLQGLLGYSAIYFVLGIILYSAIAAFLGSLVSKIEDVNKAVSH; via the coding sequence ATGGAAATTGTCTTATCTAGTGTGAGTTCCTCTGTTCACTTTTTTGGTAAATTAATCGGAATTTTATTAGTTTGTCTTACTCAAGTAGTTATTTATGGCGTGATTGGTTTTATTGCTTATCAAGTTGGTAAGGAATTTGAAATAGTGCAAACCATTATGCAAGGGATTGATATCAAAGAATTGTTACAAGGTTTATTGGGATACTCGGCAATTTATTTTGTATTAGGGATTATTCTATACTCTGCTATTGCTGCCTTTTTGGGATCACTTGTATCCAAAATAGAAGATGTCAATAAAGCAGTATCCCATTAA
- a CDS encoding alpha/beta fold hydrolase — MEECYIPTKEVRLFCQVTGAGKPLLLLHGNEEDHTIFNNQITYFSDFYQVIAMDSRGHGRSGHVRGEMTFKKMTNDIINVLNYFQLNKADIIGFSDGGNLGLYLASHYPKRVDNLVVVGANYKPEGLKKKDFLQVKGLYYYLKLLGFISKSKRRRKEVIDLMWHQIKFNDADLKRINARTLIVVGENDVIQKKHTQMMHKLIAESMVITIPETTHFSMIEKPDVFNAIIKDFLSEKI; from the coding sequence ATGGAAGAATGTTATATTCCAACAAAAGAGGTTCGTTTGTTTTGTCAAGTAACTGGAGCAGGAAAACCCCTACTCTTATTGCATGGTAATGAAGAAGACCATACAATATTTAATAATCAAATAACTTATTTTAGTGATTTTTATCAAGTTATTGCAATGGATAGTCGAGGTCATGGACGCTCTGGACACGTTAGAGGTGAGATGACATTTAAAAAAATGACAAACGATATTATTAACGTATTGAATTATTTTCAACTGAATAAAGCGGATATAATCGGGTTTAGTGATGGTGGGAATTTAGGTCTGTATTTAGCATCACATTATCCAAAAAGAGTGGATAATCTTGTTGTTGTCGGTGCTAATTACAAGCCAGAAGGATTGAAAAAAAAAGATTTCTTACAAGTGAAAGGACTATATTATTATTTGAAACTATTAGGTTTCATTTCTAAATCTAAAAGACGACGCAAAGAAGTAATTGATTTGATGTGGCACCAAATTAAATTTAATGATGCTGATTTAAAGAGAATAAACGCACGAACGTTAATAGTAGTTGGTGAAAATGATGTGATTCAAAAGAAACACACGCAAATGATGCATAAATTAATAGCTGAAAGTATGGTTATTACTATACCGGAAACAACACATTTTTCAATGATTGAAAAACCAGATGTATTTAATGCAATTATTAAAGATTTTCTATCAGAAAAAATTTAA